In Larimichthys crocea isolate SSNF chromosome VI, L_crocea_2.0, whole genome shotgun sequence, one genomic interval encodes:
- the LOC104919360 gene encoding N-acetyllactosaminide alpha-1,3-galactosyltransferase-like isoform X3, which yields MGYNQKIKSVLKCLLCIPVALCAVYFSPLSFRFLTGFIPMKKCHLESGKMLSLDNSVDASLDLGYLDAYLLTFLNSSEHHFMLGLPVTYYVFTDTPEKVPDIKLGPLRSIKVIKVKRHSRWQDISMMRMKTIADVIESDIRHHCTHVFCFDVDQVFTGRFGSEALGDSVALLHAHYYHLPERLFTYDRNPKSKAYMESGDFYYHAAVFGGSWNSVKALTESCYHSIMEDKENNVEALWHDESHLNKYMWLQKPSRVLSPEYCWDTSIGDRNDIRVTRLLWATKHYDTLRTD from the exons ATGGG ATACAATCAGAAGATCAAAAGTGTTTTGAAATGCTTGCTTTGCATTCCTGTTGCACTCTGTGCTGTCTACTTCTCACCACTCTCTTTCAG ATTTTTAACAGGCTTCATACCTATGAAAAAATGTCACTTGGAAAGTGGAAAGATGTTGTCTCTGGACAACAGTGTGGATGCCAGCCTTGATCTTGG GTACCTGGATGCTTACCTCCTGACCTTCCTGAACTCATCAGAGCATCACTTTATGTTGGGTTTGCCCGTCACATATTATGTTTTTACGGACACGCCAGAGAAGGTGCCAGACATTAAGCTTGGTCCACTGCGAAGCATTAAGGTTATCAAAGTCAAGAGGCACTCCAGGTGGCAGGATATCTCCATGATGCGAATGAAGACGATAGCAGATGTCATAGAGTCGGATATTCGTCACCACTGCACACACGTCTTCTGTTTTGATGTGGACCAAGTGTTTACTGGGAGATTTGGCTCTGAGGCTCTGGGGGATTCTGTGGCTCTGCTCCACGCACACTACTACCACCTCCCAGAGAGATTGTTTACCTACGACCGCAACCCAAAGTCCAAGGCGTACATGGAAAGTGGAGATTTCTATTAccatgctgctgtgtttggagGCTCGTGGAACAGTGTAAAAGCGTTGACTGAATCCTGCTATCATAGCATCATGGAGGATAAAGAGAATAACGTGGAGGCACTGTGGCACGATGAAAGTCATCTCAACAAGTACATGTGGCTTCAAAAACCAAGCAGGGTACTCTCTCCAGAGTACTGCTGGGACACCAGCATCGGAGACAGAAATGACATACGAGTTACCCGACTACTGTGGGCAACAAAGCACTATGATACACTCCGCACAGATTAG
- the LOC104919360 gene encoding N-acetyllactosaminide alpha-1,3-galactosyltransferase-like isoform X1: MGYNQKIKSVLKCLLCIPVALCAVYFSPLSFRFLTGFIPMKKCHLESGKMLSLDNSVDASLDLGSRSDVQTCTDWKAPIIWDGMFDPDLYDKTHQSEGSSVALTVFAVGRYLDAYLLTFLNSSEHHFMLGLPVTYYVFTDTPEKVPDIKLGPLRSIKVIKVKRHSRWQDISMMRMKTIADVIESDIRHHCTHVFCFDVDQVFTGRFGSEALGDSVALLHAHYYHLPERLFTYDRNPKSKAYMESGDFYYHAAVFGGSWNSVKALTESCYHSIMEDKENNVEALWHDESHLNKYMWLQKPSRVLSPEYCWDTSIGDRNDIRVTRLLWATKHYDTLRTD; this comes from the exons ATGGG ATACAATCAGAAGATCAAAAGTGTTTTGAAATGCTTGCTTTGCATTCCTGTTGCACTCTGTGCTGTCTACTTCTCACCACTCTCTTTCAG ATTTTTAACAGGCTTCATACCTATGAAAAAATGTCACTTGGAAAGTGGAAAGATGTTGTCTCTGGACAACAGTGTGGATGCCAGCCTTGATCTTGG GTCAAGAAGTGACgtgcaaacatgcacagactGGAAAGCTCCCATTATCTGGGATGGAATGTTTGATCCTGATCTTTACGACAAAACACACCAGAGTGAAGgatcctctgtggctctgacagTGTTTGCTGTGGGCCG GTACCTGGATGCTTACCTCCTGACCTTCCTGAACTCATCAGAGCATCACTTTATGTTGGGTTTGCCCGTCACATATTATGTTTTTACGGACACGCCAGAGAAGGTGCCAGACATTAAGCTTGGTCCACTGCGAAGCATTAAGGTTATCAAAGTCAAGAGGCACTCCAGGTGGCAGGATATCTCCATGATGCGAATGAAGACGATAGCAGATGTCATAGAGTCGGATATTCGTCACCACTGCACACACGTCTTCTGTTTTGATGTGGACCAAGTGTTTACTGGGAGATTTGGCTCTGAGGCTCTGGGGGATTCTGTGGCTCTGCTCCACGCACACTACTACCACCTCCCAGAGAGATTGTTTACCTACGACCGCAACCCAAAGTCCAAGGCGTACATGGAAAGTGGAGATTTCTATTAccatgctgctgtgtttggagGCTCGTGGAACAGTGTAAAAGCGTTGACTGAATCCTGCTATCATAGCATCATGGAGGATAAAGAGAATAACGTGGAGGCACTGTGGCACGATGAAAGTCATCTCAACAAGTACATGTGGCTTCAAAAACCAAGCAGGGTACTCTCTCCAGAGTACTGCTGGGACACCAGCATCGGAGACAGAAATGACATACGAGTTACCCGACTACTGTGGGCAACAAAGCACTATGATACACTCCGCACAGATTAG
- the LOC104919360 gene encoding N-acetyllactosaminide alpha-1,3-galactosyltransferase-like isoform X2: MKKCHLESGKMLSLDNSVDASLDLGSRSDVQTCTDWKAPIIWDGMFDPDLYDKTHQSEGSSVALTVFAVGRYLDAYLLTFLNSSEHHFMLGLPVTYYVFTDTPEKVPDIKLGPLRSIKVIKVKRHSRWQDISMMRMKTIADVIESDIRHHCTHVFCFDVDQVFTGRFGSEALGDSVALLHAHYYHLPERLFTYDRNPKSKAYMESGDFYYHAAVFGGSWNSVKALTESCYHSIMEDKENNVEALWHDESHLNKYMWLQKPSRVLSPEYCWDTSIGDRNDIRVTRLLWATKHYDTLRTD, translated from the exons ATGAAAAAATGTCACTTGGAAAGTGGAAAGATGTTGTCTCTGGACAACAGTGTGGATGCCAGCCTTGATCTTGG GTCAAGAAGTGACgtgcaaacatgcacagactGGAAAGCTCCCATTATCTGGGATGGAATGTTTGATCCTGATCTTTACGACAAAACACACCAGAGTGAAGgatcctctgtggctctgacagTGTTTGCTGTGGGCCG GTACCTGGATGCTTACCTCCTGACCTTCCTGAACTCATCAGAGCATCACTTTATGTTGGGTTTGCCCGTCACATATTATGTTTTTACGGACACGCCAGAGAAGGTGCCAGACATTAAGCTTGGTCCACTGCGAAGCATTAAGGTTATCAAAGTCAAGAGGCACTCCAGGTGGCAGGATATCTCCATGATGCGAATGAAGACGATAGCAGATGTCATAGAGTCGGATATTCGTCACCACTGCACACACGTCTTCTGTTTTGATGTGGACCAAGTGTTTACTGGGAGATTTGGCTCTGAGGCTCTGGGGGATTCTGTGGCTCTGCTCCACGCACACTACTACCACCTCCCAGAGAGATTGTTTACCTACGACCGCAACCCAAAGTCCAAGGCGTACATGGAAAGTGGAGATTTCTATTAccatgctgctgtgtttggagGCTCGTGGAACAGTGTAAAAGCGTTGACTGAATCCTGCTATCATAGCATCATGGAGGATAAAGAGAATAACGTGGAGGCACTGTGGCACGATGAAAGTCATCTCAACAAGTACATGTGGCTTCAAAAACCAAGCAGGGTACTCTCTCCAGAGTACTGCTGGGACACCAGCATCGGAGACAGAAATGACATACGAGTTACCCGACTACTGTGGGCAACAAAGCACTATGATACACTCCGCACAGATTAG